A stretch of the Neisseria sp. DTU_2020_1000833_1_SI_GRL_NUU_006 genome encodes the following:
- a CDS encoding alpha/beta hydrolase yields MSKIILLHGLHMHSWVMKPLADMLEKQGFDVALFGYYSVWHTMQQHTQALAEFVEKHDTGEPLHFAGHSLGGLVLRHFAAAHPEKITGRIVTFGTPHQGSRAAQRVFRLGLKTHVLGGAYRDALDGGTPDLPEHIELGSIAGNKPLGLGRVLGLHGEHDGTVLVSETRCPNMRDHVILPVSHSGMLFKHITAEQTATFLREGRFNHG; encoded by the coding sequence ATGTCGAAAATCATCTTATTGCACGGACTGCACATGCACTCTTGGGTGATGAAACCTTTAGCGGATATGCTGGAAAAGCAGGGCTTTGACGTTGCCCTGTTCGGTTATTACAGTGTCTGGCACACCATGCAGCAGCACACGCAGGCATTGGCGGAATTTGTTGAAAAACACGATACGGGCGAGCCTCTGCATTTTGCCGGACACAGTCTGGGCGGGCTGGTGTTGCGCCACTTTGCCGCCGCCCACCCCGAAAAAATTACCGGACGCATCGTTACCTTCGGCACGCCCCACCAAGGCAGCCGGGCTGCGCAAAGGGTGTTCCGGCTCGGATTGAAAACCCACGTACTCGGCGGCGCTTATCGCGATGCGCTCGACGGCGGCACACCCGATTTGCCCGAGCATATCGAATTGGGCAGCATCGCTGGTAACAAACCGCTCGGGCTGGGGCGCGTATTGGGTTTGCACGGCGAACACGACGGTACGGTTTTGGTCAGCGAAACCCGCTGTCCGAATATGCGCGACCACGTTATCTTGCCCGTCAGCCACAGCGGTATGCTGTTTAAGCACATTACTGCTGAGCAGACCGCAACATTTTTGCGCGAGGGGCGGTTTAATCATGGCTAA
- the wrbA gene encoding NAD(P)H:quinone oxidoreductase encodes MNPNPLKILVLYYSQNGSTLNLARQIARGIESVAGCEAVLRTVPKVSAVCEAVEKDIPDSGAPYATAEDLKTCAALALGSPTRFGNMAAAMKYFIDGTIPLWLGAELAGKPATVFTSTSSQHGGQETTLLTMMLPLLHHGMIISGIPYTEAALGNTQSGGTPYGASHVAGHDSKPVLTAEENDIAFAQGKRLAELAVKLA; translated from the coding sequence ATGAACCCAAACCCCCTCAAAATCCTCGTCCTCTACTACTCCCAAAACGGCAGCACCCTCAACCTCGCCCGCCAAATCGCACGCGGCATCGAAAGCGTCGCAGGCTGCGAAGCCGTATTGCGCACCGTCCCCAAAGTCTCCGCCGTCTGCGAAGCCGTCGAAAAAGACATCCCCGACAGCGGCGCACCCTACGCCACCGCCGAAGACCTCAAAACCTGCGCCGCCCTCGCCCTAGGCAGCCCCACCCGCTTCGGCAACATGGCGGCCGCCATGAAATACTTCATCGACGGCACCATCCCCCTGTGGCTCGGCGCAGAACTCGCCGGCAAACCCGCCACCGTCTTCACCAGCACCTCCTCCCAACACGGCGGACAAGAAACCACCCTGCTCACCATGATGCTCCCCCTCCTGCACCACGGCATGATCATCAGCGGCATCCCCTACACCGAAGCCGCCCTCGGCAACACCCAAAGCGGCGGCACCCCCTACGGCGCATCCCACGTCGCCGGACACGACAGCAAACCCGTCCTGACCGCCGAAGAAAACGACATTGCCTTCGCACAAGGCAAACGGCTGGCAGAACTCGCCGTCAAGTTGGCTTAA
- a CDS encoding sugar MFS transporter: MSAPSQQNHNPALVVLTTLFFMMGFITCMNDILIPHLKEIFELTYVQAMLIQFCFFTAYAIMSIPMGHLVGKIGYKNGVIGGFLLTAVGCLLFYPAAGSHSYPTFLGALFILASGVTLLQVAGNPYVTLLAKPGKESATLTLVQAFNSLGTTIAPQIGAFLILADATQTASKAEQISSVQIPYLGLAGLLIILAVFVKMIRLPDARKIAEEESEHNHDGKSSVWQYKHLVLGAAGIFCYVGAEVSIGSLMVNVLGFLKGMDHASAAQYLSFYWGGAMVGRFLGSAVMAKIAPNRYLAFNATIAVVLLIIAMMTGKGNADVAMWSLLAIGFFNSIMFPTIFSLATKNLGKFTNAASGVLCTAIVGGAIVPVVQGWAVDTYSLMSSFVVSAVCYLYIVFFALKGYKADE, from the coding sequence ATGTCTGCGCCATCACAACAAAACCATAATCCCGCGCTGGTCGTCCTGACCACGCTCTTCTTCATGATGGGTTTCATCACCTGCATGAACGACATCCTGATTCCGCATCTGAAAGAAATTTTCGAGCTGACTTATGTTCAGGCGATGCTGATTCAATTCTGTTTTTTTACCGCCTATGCCATCATGTCGATTCCGATGGGGCATCTCGTCGGTAAAATCGGCTATAAAAACGGCGTCATCGGCGGCTTCTTGCTGACCGCCGTCGGATGCTTGCTGTTTTATCCCGCTGCGGGCAGTCACTCTTACCCGACTTTCTTGGGCGCGCTCTTCATTCTTGCTTCAGGCGTAACCCTGTTGCAGGTTGCAGGCAACCCGTATGTAACCTTGTTGGCGAAACCGGGCAAAGAATCCGCTACGCTGACTTTGGTGCAGGCATTCAACTCATTGGGTACGACCATCGCCCCGCAAATCGGCGCGTTCCTGATTCTGGCGGATGCGACGCAGACCGCCAGCAAAGCCGAACAGATTTCCTCCGTTCAAATCCCTTACTTGGGTTTGGCAGGCCTGTTGATTATCCTTGCCGTCTTCGTGAAGATGATCCGCCTGCCTGACGCGCGCAAAATCGCCGAAGAAGAAAGCGAACACAACCACGACGGCAAAAGCAGCGTGTGGCAATACAAACACCTCGTCCTTGGTGCGGCAGGTATTTTCTGCTACGTCGGTGCCGAAGTATCCATCGGCTCATTGATGGTCAATGTCTTGGGCTTCCTGAAAGGGATGGATCATGCTTCCGCCGCCCAATACCTGTCGTTCTACTGGGGCGGCGCCATGGTCGGACGCTTCCTCGGCTCGGCAGTTATGGCGAAAATCGCGCCCAACCGCTACCTTGCCTTCAATGCCACTATCGCTGTTGTCCTGCTCATCATCGCCATGATGACCGGTAAAGGCAATGCCGACGTCGCCATGTGGTCGCTGCTTGCCATCGGTTTCTTCAACTCCATCATGTTCCCGACCATCTTCTCGCTGGCGACCAAAAATCTCGGTAAATTCACCAATGCTGCTTCAGGCGTACTCTGTACTGCCATTGTCGGCGGTGCGATTGTTCCGGTCGTACAAGGTTGGGCGGTCGATACTTACAGCCTGATGTCGTCTTTTGTCGTATCAGCCGTGTGCTACCTCTACATCGTCTTCTTTGCCCTCAAAGGTTATAAAGCCGACGAGTAA
- a CDS encoding TSUP family transporter codes for MEQLFIPGSIIADYFYLGLFLLVAASLIAGYVDAIAGGAGLILIPAFLMVGLPPQVALAQEKLVSTIGTVAAIKNFMKSSSIVWRIVPVGIVAALIGAFVGAKVILILPVETINYIILAFLPIGLLATLFKGVLLKKDDERGEIKKSAIAVFLTCLIVGFYDGFSDRARAAFSSSLCLSSTNCRCCRLRLLPRFSILLLISGHSSLS; via the coding sequence ATGGAGCAACTATTTATTCCTGGCAGTATCATTGCCGATTATTTTTATCTCGGTCTTTTCCTGCTGGTTGCCGCGTCTTTGATTGCGGGCTATGTCGATGCTATTGCGGGCGGAGCCGGGCTGATTTTGATTCCTGCGTTTTTGATGGTCGGCCTGCCGCCGCAGGTCGCGTTGGCACAGGAAAAATTGGTGAGTACCATCGGTACGGTGGCTGCGATTAAAAACTTTATGAAAAGCAGTTCGATTGTATGGCGCATTGTGCCGGTCGGCATCGTTGCGGCTTTAATCGGGGCGTTCGTCGGTGCGAAAGTCATTCTGATTCTGCCTGTGGAAACCATCAATTACATCATTCTTGCGTTTTTACCCATAGGCTTGCTGGCAACTTTGTTCAAAGGCGTTTTGCTGAAAAAAGACGATGAACGCGGCGAGATAAAAAAATCCGCTATCGCCGTCTTTTTAACTTGTCTGATTGTTGGTTTTTATGACGGTTTTTCGGACCGGGCACGGGCAGCATTTTCATCATCGCTTTGTTTGTCATCAACAAATTGTCGTTGTTGCAGGCTTCGGCTACTTCCAAGATTTTCAATTTTGCTTCTAATATCGGGGCATTCGTCGCTTTCTTGA